In a genomic window of Erigeron canadensis isolate Cc75 chromosome 5, C_canadensis_v1, whole genome shotgun sequence:
- the LOC122600064 gene encoding protein SICKLE: MEESAQRKERLKAMRMEASRGAATHNGGSDHSAVSLSNPLVESTANSNTQGHTFAQSFNYYTDPMAAYSGNKQSSKVSPQISQDYSSTPQRPWTNEMYPLPSFQPHINHPPRPQMQQPHGQYVNPSYAYTSNRPQSGNFPNPNIDYQNMSWNRNSPRPGSYDGPGSVGYPSPQSHFTSGPAHGSGQGGYPSPRFTNSPGNGSGQGYRMPAPQFRNSSHYGPGQGGYPTSSNQGRGQWRGNNMSQDPSYGRGKGQWSGPRGGRGRGRGRGGAHDHVSAEDEPGLFFHKSMVEDPWKSLEPVVWKSQKQQWFPHSVNSKKPRVSEPPRQQQQSSSQPSLAEMLAASFNEATNDGSNKE, encoded by the exons ATGGAGGAGTCAgcacaaagaaaagaaagactAAAAGCCATGCGTATGGAAGCTTCACGCGGGGCAGCAACTCATAATGGTGGGAGTGATCATTCAGCTGTTAGTCTATCCAATCCTCTTGTTGAATCCACAGCCAACTCCAACACTCAGGGGCACACGTTTGCTCAGAGCTTTAACTATTACACGGACCCAATGGCAGCGTATTCTGGGAACAAGCAGAGTAGCAAGGTCAGCCCTCAGATATCACAAGACTATTCATCAACACCTCAAA GGCCCTGGACCAATGAAATgtatcccttaccttctttccAACCCCATATAAACCACCCGCCACGTCCACAAATGCAGCAACCCCATGGACAGTATGTGAACCCGAGCTATGCTTATACATCCAACAGACCACAAAGCGGTAATTTCCCCAACCCAAACATTGATTATCAAAATATGAGTTGGAACAGAAATAGTCCTCGCCCTGGAAGTTACGATGGTCCAGGAAGTGTCGGCTACCCTAGTCCGCAATCCCACTTTACCAGTGGTCCAGCCCATGGTTCAGGACAAGGTGGCTACCCTAGTCCCCGCTTCACCAACAGCCCAGGTAATGGTTCAGGACAAGGCTACCGGATGCCTGCACCTCAATTCAGGAATAGTTCCCACTATGGCCCTGGTCAAGGAGGGTACCCCACTAGTTCTAATCAAGGCAGAGGTCAGTGGCGCGGAAATAACATGAGCCAGGATCCAAGTTATGGGAGAGGTAAGGGTCAGTGGTCAGGACCGCGTGGAGGACGAGGACGGGGCCGGGGAAGGGGTGGAGCCCATGATCATGTGTCAGCAGAAGATGAGCCTGGTCTTTTCTTCCACAAGTCAATGGTGGAAGACCCATGGAAGTCTCTAGAACCTGTAGTTTGGAAGTCACAGAAGCAGCAATGGTTCCCACATTCTGTTAATTCAAAGAAACCTAGAGTTTCAGAACCTCCAAGACAGCAGCAGCAATCTAGTTCTCAACCTAGCCTTGCAGAAATGTTGGCTGCATCATTTAACGAAGCAACAAATGATGGATCCAATAAGGAATGA
- the LOC122601903 gene encoding fasciclin-like arabinogalactan protein 10: MNTLQYIIITITLSVIATVSSGFNITDMLSRFPQYSMYNNYLTQTKLCDDINIRNTITVLVFDDTTMKTLVANQPLPVVKTLLGIHVLLDYFDYDKLLDISEGTVKSTTLYQTTGNAVGETGYVNITDLVGGQIGFASAQGSKLVSLYTRSVMKMPYNISIVEVNSPIIPPGILGANTTSPSSNVNITSVFENAGCKTFARLVVESGVLKVYETAQPNGLTVFAPTDSAFKAHGLPNLNNVTNSDLISLLLFHGISSYIPKASLKMEHGPVNTLATHGDLLYNFTVQTNGDSVTIDSGVDITRLETMVLDSIPVSVFRIDNILLPKLLFHKSRVSAPAPAPAPESSTASGPIASSPAPEADTSPEDSPPAPPATSVSSSPSSGLAPADGPAADMGTSNASEAYKGNKASMLLVALVTLSFSGIMSFIVA; encoded by the coding sequence ATGAATACGTTACAGTACATTATCATCACCATCACATTATCCGTCATCGCCACCGTATCCTCCGGTTTCAACATTACCGATATGTTGTCGCGGTTTCCACAATACAGCATGTATAACAACTACCTGACCCAAACAAAACTTTGTGACGACATAAACATTCGAAATACAATCACTGTCCTTGTGTTTGACGACACGACGATGAAAACACTCGTTGCCAACCAGCCGCTTCCGGTTGTCAAAACCTTGTTGGGTATTCATGTTTTATTGGattattttgattatgataaactTTTGGATATATCAGAGGGTACCGTAAAATCAACGACGTTGTATCAAACAACAGGAAATGCCGTTGGTGAAACCGGTTATGTTAACATAACGGATTTGGTTGGTGGTCAGATCGGGTTTGCATCCGCTCAAGGATCCAAACTCGTATCTTTATATACCAGATCCGTTATGAAAATGCCTTACAATATTTCCATTGTTGAAGTTAATTCACCAATCATTCCACCTGGTATATTGGGTGCAAATACAACTTCACCGTCTTCAAATGTTAATATAACCAGCGTTTTTGAAAATGCTGGTTGTAAGACATTTGCCAGATTGGTTGTGGAATCAGGTGTTTTAAAAGTGTATGAGACCGCACAGCCCAATGGGCTCACGGTGTTTGCACCTACGGATTCCGCTTTTAAAGCACATGGGCTACCAAATTTAAACAATGTAACAAATAGTGATCTTATTTCGTTGTTATTGTTTCATGGTATTTCAAGTTACATTCCTAAAGCTAGTTTGAAGATGGAGCATGGACCGGTTAATACATTAGCCACACATGGTGATTTGTTATACAATTTCACAGTTCAAACAAATGGTGATTCGGTTACTATTGATTCTGGAGTTGACATTACGCGTCTTGAGACCATGGTTCTTGATTCTATTCCTGTATCAGTTTTTAGAATCGATAATATTCTTCTTCCAAAATTGTTGTTTCACAAATCTAGAGTTTCTGCACCTGCCCCTGCCCCTGCCCCAGAAAGTAGTACTGCTTCTGGACCGATTGCTTCATCGCCTGCCCCTGAAGCGGATACTTCACCAGAGGATTCGCCTCCTGCTCCTCCAGCTACATCAGTCTCATCATCTCCGAGTAGTGGTCTTGCTCCGGCGGATGGCCCGGCTGCAGATATGGGAACCAGCAATGCGAGTGAGGCATACAAGGGTAACAAAGCCTCAATGCTGTTGGTAGCTCTAGTTACATTATCATTTTCTGGCATTATGTCATTTATTGTTGCTTAG
- the LOC122601904 gene encoding putative disease resistance protein RGA4 codes for MVEVKVIGLELLGTTGVAFPSLESLSFEDMASLESWSTNSGVVGSVFPCLQKLKIEKCPKLLDVSVEALPSLRFLKIDRCHDNVLRSLVQKASLITKLKLVKISGLTNEAWRGVIEHLGAVEELTIQGCDEIRYLWESEAVASKVLVKLRSLKILWCDSLVSLGEKEEDSFGNNNIITSIKTLEVWSCSSMERCIFPDSIESLKIDHCSSITHVSFTTKTGGQKLKSLEITDGNKLGQSFYTTNMPVVEVVEIIRWPDLKSIINFSSSIHLTKLMIHDCGIIESFPDLQLSNIASLKRLEITNCPGMDASFPRGLWPPKLHTLVIGGLKKPVSEWGPQSFPTSLVELKLVGEQVANFSQLSDLLPSSLPFLHISEFEKLESLSAGLEHLTSLQHLLIHTCPKLKQLPKMLLPSLLRLVISDCPKLKERSTGRGSHYWPLISHIPYIAISSGY; via the coding sequence ATGGTTGAGGTTAAAGTCATAGGTTTAGAGTTACTTGGGACTACTGGCGTTGCATTCCCTTCCCTTGAAAGTCTAAGTTTTGAAGATATGGCGAGTTTGGAGTCATGGTCAACCAACAGTGGGGTTGTAGGTTCAGTGTTTCCATGCCTTCAAAAGCTTAAAATAGAAAAGTGCCCCAAGTTGCTTGACGTGTCAGTTGAAGCACTCCCTTCACTAAGATTTTTGAAGATTGATAGATGTCATGATAATGTGTTGAGAAGTCTGGTTCAGAAAGCTTCACTAATCACGAAGTTGAAATTAGTCAAAATTTCAGGGCTTACTAATGAGGCATGGAGAGGTGTTATAGAACATCTTGGGGCTGTTGAAGAATTAACTATCCAAGGGTGTGATGAAATAAGATACCTGTGGGAATCAGAAGCAGTGGCAAGTAAGGTTCTTGTGAAATTAAGGAGCTTGAAAATATTATGGTGTGATAGTTTAGTGAGTTTAGGAGAAAAAGAAGAGGATAGTTTTGGAAACAACAACATCATAACATCTATTAAGACGTTGGAGGTATGGTCATGTTCGAGTATGGAGCGTTGCATTTTCCCTGATAGTATTGAGAGTTTAAAAATCGATCATTGTAGCTCAATTACACATGTCTCTTTCACAACAAAAACAGGAGGGCAAAAGCTTAAGTCACTTGAAATAACCGACGGTAACAAACTGGGACAAAGTTTTTACACTACAAACATGCCAGTTGTTGAAGTGGTAGAAATTATAAGATGGCCAGATCTAAAATCGATCATTAACTTTAGTTCCTCCATTCACCTCACCAAGCTGATGATACATGATTGTGGCATTATAGAATCATTTCCTGACCTCCAGCTGTCCAATATCGCCTCCTTAAAACGTCTGGAAATCACAAATTGTCCAGGTATGGATGCCTCTTTTCCTCGTGGGCTTTGGCCTCCGAAACTGCATACCCTTGTAATAGGGGGGTTGAAGAAGCCCGTCTCGGAGTGGGGTCCTCAGAGTTTTCCGACTTCCCTTGTGGAACTGAAGTTAGTTGGAGAACAAGTGGCTAATTTTAGTCAATTGTCAGATCTTCTTCCTTCatctcttccttttcttcatatATCTGAATTTGAGAAACTGGAATCACTTTCGGCAGGACTAGAACACCTCACCTCCCTGCAACATCTCTTAATTCACACATGCCCAAAGTTGAAACAACTACCAAAAATGTTGTTGCCTTCACTTTTGAGATTGGTAATTTCTGATTGCCCAAAGTTGAAAGAAAGGAGTACCGGGAGAGGCTCCCACTACTGGCCCCTCATCTCTCACATCCCCTACATCGCCATCTCAAGCGGGTACTGA
- the LOC122599019 gene encoding putative disease resistance RPP13-like protein 1 → MAAEIIASTILNVLFEKLADEALKKLARSKGIHSELGRLKATLTEIQALLNDASRKEIADEAVKIWLDSFQHVAYDIDDVLDGLATEARHQEMMTTHESSSSISTKVKKLITPACCASLSLSNRLHHKLDIINTKLQQLENRKSDLGLILVKDEKPKTKSNRIQTSLAEASTIIGREEDKEKLLLKLLVDEPREVKFSVVPLVGLGGVGKTTLARLLYNETRVNDHFELKSWVCVSDEFDVFKISETIFRSVTGEDRKFEDLNELQMDLREQLKDKRFLLVFDDVWSESYDEWENLVRPFHSGALGSKIIITTRKESLLRKLGFDRLDHLRSLSHDHAVSLFVEHALGVHTFDLYPGLKPLGEGIVKKCGGLPLALKAMGRLLRTKTNEEEWNDVLNSEIWDLESVDEIVPALRLSYHDLPAYLKQLFAYCSLFPKDFVFDKEKLVLLWMAEGYLKHSPAGSKSPERLGNEYFQLLLSRSFFQQDPNDESLFVMHDLMNDLATFVAGEFFIRFDNQRGMENETLAKYRHMSFIREEYIGYQKFEAFKRAKSLRTFFVVSGARQSRGAFHLSNKILIDLLPGLTLLRVLSLSHSNIKEVEFIGSLKHLRYLNLSHTEIRELPENVGNLINLQTLIVFGCLYLYKLPKSFLRLNNLRHFDAGDTWLIKKMPLGIGGLKNLQTLTKIIIEGNDGFAINELK, encoded by the coding sequence ATGGCTGCTGAAATCATTGCCTCTAccattctcaatgttctttttgagaAGCTTGCCGATGAGGCCTTGAAGAAACTTGCTCGGTCGAAAGGAATTCATTCGGAGCTTGGCAGACTAAAGGCCACGTTGACCGAGATCCAAGCTCTTCTTAACGATGCTTCTCGCAAGGAAATAGCCGATGAAGCTGTTAAAATCTGGCTCGACAGCTTCCAACATGTGGCCTATGACATCGACGATGTGCTAGATGGTTTGGCAACCGAAGCTAGGCATCAGGAGATGATGACGACACATGAATCTTCAAGCTCAATCTCCACCAAGGTAAAGAAGCTCATAACTCCAGCTTGTTGCGCTAGTTTGTCACTTAGTAATAGATTGCATCACAAGCTAGATATTATAAACACTAAGTTACAACAGCTAGAAAACAGAAAGTCTGATCTAGGTTTGATATTGGTGAAAGATGAGAAGCCCAAAACTAAGAGTAATAGAATCCAGACTAGTTTAGCAGAAGCCTCTACCATTATTGGAAGAGAAGAGGATAAAGAGAAATTGCTCCTTAAGTTGTTGGTAGATGAGCCACGTGAGGTGAAGTTTAGTGTTGTACCATTAGTTGGTTTGGGTGGGGTAGGTAAGACTACTCTAGCTAGACTTTTGTATAACGAAACACGTGTGAATGATCACTTTGAACTCAAGTCGTGGGTTTGTGTTTCTGATGAGTTTGATGTGTTTAAGATAAGCGAAACGATATTTCGATCTGTGACTGGGGAAGATAGGAAGTTTGAAGATTTAAATGAGCTTCAAATGGATCTTAGAGAGCAACTTAAGGATAAACGGTTTCTACTAGTATTTGATGATGTGTGGAGTGAAAGCTATGATGAATGGGAGAACCTTGTTCGCCCATTTCATTCAGGGGCTCTAGGAAGTAAAATTATCATTACGACTCGTAAAGAGAGCCTGCTTAGAAAGCTAGGTTTTGACCGTCTAGACCATCTTAGAAGTTTGTCACATGATCATGCTGTGTCTTTATTTGTTGAACATGCATTAGGTGTACATACCTTTGATTTATATCCGGGACTCAAACCACTAGGTGAAGGCATTGTGAAAAAATGTGGTGGTTTGCCTCTGGCATTAAAAGCTATGGGTAGGTTATTAAGGACAAAAACAAATGAAGAAGAGTGGAATGATGTGTTGAATAGCGAGATCTGGGATTTAGAAAGCGTTGATGAAATTGTTCCAGCCCTTAGGCTAAGTTACCATGATCTCCCAGCATATTTGAAGCAGTTGTTTGCATACTGCTCCTTGTTTCCTAAGGACTTTGTCTTTGACAAGGAAAAGTTGGTTCTATTATGGATGGCAGAAGGATATTTGAAGCATTCACCTGCAGGTAGCAAGTCACCAGAACGCTTGGGTAATGAATATTTTCAGCTCTTGTTATCAAGGTCGTTCTTTCAACAGGACCCTAATGATGAATCGTTGTTTGTGATGCATGACCTCATGAATGACTTGGCTACTTTTGTTGCTGGAGAGTTTTTCATAAGGTTTGACAATCAAAGAGGAAtggaaaatgaaactttggcaAAATACCGCCATATGTCATTTATTCGTGAGGAATATATTGGTTACCAGAAGTTTGAGGCATTCAAAAGGGCTAAAAGTTTGAGAACATTCTTTGTGGTGTCTGGGGCGAGACAAAGTAGGGGCGCCTTCCACTTATCTAATAAGATTTTGATTGACTTGCTTCCTGGGTTAACGCTCTTAAGGGTGCTTTCTTTAAGTCATTCTAATATAAAAGAGGTAGAGTTCATTGGTAGTTTGAAGCATTTACGATATCTTAATTTATCTCATACGGAAATCAGAGAGTTGCCTGAAAATGTTGGaaatcttattaatttacagACTTTGATTGTTTTTGGTTGCTTGTATTTATATAAGCTACCTAAAAGCTTCTTAAGGCTTAATAATTTAAGGCATTTTGATGCTGGGGATACTTGGCTCATAAAGAAGATGCCCTTAGGAATTGGTGGCTTGAAAAACCTACAAACTCTCACCAAGATCATTATTGAAGGGAATGATGGCTTTGCAATAAATGAGCTTAAATAA